Within Paralichthys olivaceus isolate ysfri-2021 chromosome 19, ASM2471397v2, whole genome shotgun sequence, the genomic segment ATATAATGCAGGTAAGAGTATCTAGTAGTAAATAAGtgcttttaatttcttttagtATCATTGATTTTTAGTGAGCAGACATCGAGACATACATTTTTTCAAATCTACAATAATGTTTTtgccaaaatttaaaaaagttacCGCACTTGTGCACATGAGAGCTTCTCCTGTTTaacttgactttttaaaaagtgaaaatattcaTTATAATATCTTATTAATCCTACAGATTGTCCTCTGAGTCTGCACAGATAAACCTGTATTTAATATTTGGATTAATCCTCctcattcaaattaaatatttgccCTTGAATTACAGGAGCAGTAGTGCCACTCTTACACAGGCAGTTCTGGATGGAGTGAGTGCTCTCGGTGGTCACAGCAAAGGTAAGGTTAATTAAACTCCTTCTCATTTCTATGGATTTGATTGTTTGCTGGCTTTGATTAATTTCTCATCTCTGTCTCTATTCACTTCTTTTCTCCCCTTTTCTTCGTCTgattctctccatctttcctaTCAGACTATGGTTTGGTGACCACTCCGCAGCTCCACTACATGGTTTGCTGTCAGAACACACAGGGGAAATATGGGGATGCCACCGTGGAAGGCTACAACCACAAACTGTGCCAGGCCTTCATTCAGCTCATCAAGAATGTAAGAAAATAGGGTGTGTCTTGTGTATATTGACTTCATTAGATAaaactctttgtttttgttttgctcaaCAAGCAATCGCTCcttttcttccttccctccatctcatCCTCTTTGGTAGGCGTCCAACTGCACTGATGACCAGAAGCATCTCTCTGTGGATGGCGCGAATGGCATTGGTGCTCTGAAGCTGCGAGAGATGGAGAGTCGTCTGAAGACGGAACTGCAGATTTCTCTCTTCAACGACGGCAGCAAGGGGAAGCTCAACCACCAATGTGGAGCCGACTTTGTCAAAGTGCAGCAAAAACCTCCCACgggtaaaacacatttaaaaaagtctGACTGTCCTTGTCCACATTGTTTTGAAGGTGTAGAGAGACGTCAGGAAAGGATTTTAATGAACAACAACTAAGTATGATTAGTACCTGCAGCTGTgatctgttgtttctgtgcttTAATTCATATTAAATTTTGGCTTTAAACTCACTATTTTAGTGCCATTTTCATGAAGAAACATGtataatgattttatttcctAGAAATCCAACAACACCATCTGCTAGTGTCATATCTGTCTTTACAAGTGTAGTTTACTTGTGCAATGTTCTGGAATGGGCAGTTTGCTTGGTCTGTGTTggtgctggttgcagctttctttctgaaactataaAAGTGTAATTGAGCCGTGGTGAGTGAAGACCGACTGCAGAACTCAGTCCACGGATCACTGAAGCTGCACCCCCGAaggttcaaagttcagtgaagctcgacttaGATATTGACACTAAGTACTCACTAGTGTAAATATCTGTCTCTACAATTGTTTTGCAATAACCACATCTTTTGAAGGTTTTACGATGAACCCCGGGGAGCGTGGTTGTTCCTTCGACGGCGACGCTGACCGAATCGTTTATTACTACACGGACTCTGAGGGACAGTTTCACCTGCTGGATGGAGACAAGATCGCTACTCTCATCAGCACTTACCTCAAAGAGCTGCTCACACAGGTGCTCTCTCATATagaaacattcaaacaataaacaGGCCCGTACACACAAACTCTTCACtattcatttttctctgtgGATAAACAGGCTGGTTTAGACTTGAAGATAGCAGTGGTCCAAACCGCTTACGCTAATGGCAGCTCAACACACTATCTGGAGAATACTATGaaggtgagaaaacacacacacacacacacacacacacacacacacacacacacacactgcattacTGCTCTTTCCATATTTCAAGTTGGTGCTTATATATGTTGTTGTGACATTCTGTAGGTAGTAGTGCGATGCACTAAAACTGGAGTGAAGCATCTTCATCATGCAGCCCAGGAGTTTGACATTGGCGTGTACTTTGAGGCCAATGGTCACGGAACTGTGAGTttatcagacacacaaacaaaagctctAATAATCCACAATCTAGCACCTGTGATTCAAGATGATCCAGGAACATTATGTGTTGTGTTTAGGTGTTGTTCAGTCAAGCAGCTGAAGAGAAGATCCAGCAGCTCACTGAGGACCCCAACATCAACgacgagaggaagagagcagccCTCCTGCTGCAGAGCACTATTAACCTCATCAACcaggtagacacacacacacacacatacacacacacacacaaacacatacatatcTATGTATAGATATTTGTTAacattatttatgtttatttcttctTAAGACTGTAGGTGATGCGATTTCTGACATGCTGCTGATTGAAGCTATATTAGCCATCAAGGGTATGACTGTCCAGCAGTGGGATGCGATCTACAGTGACCTGCCAAACCGGCAGCTGAAAGTCAAGGTacacatgttttcattgtattACCATGTATAATATTTCTGATAGTTAATCCTGGCTAACTGTATAGGGAAATTGCTTTTCTTTGACCCTCATAAAGTGTGATGTTTACTGTAGAACAGGTCttaacattttacagaaaatagTTTAAAAGTAATAGATACActatatttaaatttattttgttttaacaagaagttgttttgttgtattgttcCCAGTTTTATGAGTAGTCCTCAGTTGTCCATTCAACATGTCACAGTTCCACACTGTAGTACTCTACAGTCTTAGTCTTAGTATTTGTACATGACCTCTTTTCTGCAGGTGTCAGACCGCAGAGTGATAGACACGACGGACGCAGAGAGGCGGGCTGTGACCCCAGCAGGGCTGCAGGAGGCCATCGACAGTTTagtgaagaaacacaaacaggctcGTTCCTTTGTGCGACCGTCCGGCACTGAGGATGTAGTCAGAGTTTACGCTGAGGCAGAAACACAGGTGAGAAATCGTCATCCTCTTTGGGTGATCTTTGTGTCCCTGAATAAAAACTGATGGGAGTGTATTGTGCATAATGCGGTCACTCAccatattctgtgtttttcaggagAGTACCGATGCCCTCGCACATGAAGTCAGCCTAGCTGTTTATCGCCTGGCAGGGGGAGTGGGAGATGAACCCAAACCATTGCACTAAACACATCTACCCAGCCACAACATTGATAGGTATaaatattgtcattttaattGAGATAGGATTCTCGGTTGATACTGTTTTTATAAAGCTGTAATTTatcaaaacaattatttattaCTGCAGATTGCACTTTGTAACTTTactctctttttatttgactgtCATTATGAACGTGGGAAACATGAGTGGCGACAATGAAGGGATTTTATGCAACTTTAGGCAAAATACTTGACTTGTTATTGTATCTCCAGCAGGCAACCATGTGCCTAATAAGGAGTTTCTATGTAAGCTAATATAAATAATGACATAATCAACACATGAGTTGTCTTTAGTTTGTAAAGGACAACTCatgtgttgaaggttttagaGAGAGTTTCAGTTAACCTTTGGTTGTAGCCTTCTACTAAATCAAATCATTCTCAATAATTACTGTGGGTTCTTTGCTTTATCTTTATCAAAACAGTGAAATCAGACGttacatggggggggggttatcagTTGTACTTCCTTTAATTTAGCTGTGAACAGACTGTGCTGCTTTAGGTCACATAAACCatggaaagaaagaagtgtGTACCTGTGTGACTTTCTATATTAGACTAAGGTATTCTCTCTTCTCATTTATTTCCAATGAAATACAACAACTATGCTTGcattcagtttattttgttactttcaAAGACGTGTCCCCAACACACAGGAGGGTTAAAATGAGCAGAGAGGTGAGTAGAGGCTGACAGAGTAAAGAGCAGGTGAAGCAGCAGAGTGATAGGACACAGTGTAAAGTCTTAATGAAGATAAGAACAAACAATGAAATTGGCATTGCAACATGCTGTTGGAGTTGGAATTCCTTACACTGCAATACAATGTGTTTAAAGCACTTAGTCAGTCGGACTAACGTGAAGTGGTGAACAGCAAAGTCAGCGATTATTCTTCATCTGTGTCATCAGCCGCTCCAGAAATGGTGATGGTGCGCTCCTGTGTGTTGCTCTCGTATGTGTCATCATCTGTCTTAACTGTTCtgggaaaaaagggaaatggGTAGAAGAAAAAGATTAAGAAAGTTTGACTGCACTGTTTGGCCACTTAAAGGTATGATTGTACACTATCACAGTTAgttgttgtttggttgttttttttctgtgtcacaaTCCCCCTCTACCTGATGAGAAGTGTCTTCCTCTCAGACGTCTCTGTGGCCTGTTCCCCATCTGTCTGGGTGTCCGATGAGACCACCTCCACTCGCGGTCTGCCAGTGTCTATTGGTTTCTCAGCCCCGCTGCTGCTCTTGTCACTGGGGACCTCATCCAGCTTTGAAGTCGTTGCTTTTGGAGCCGAGGCTGAGGCCGCTTGCAAACTAACACTGGAAGTAAGGCACAGGCCCCCAGTCAGGGACAGGTTACGAACCATGGTGCTCAAACGGCTGTCTTCCCCTTCGATCAGCTTCCTGCAAAATAGATAATGACGTTAAATAACCCTGATAGAGAAAGATATATAGATTATTCTTTACCACGAAAAAACTTTTATGCCAATGTTTTGTTCACCTGTAGGTGGTGATCTCGATCTCCAGAGCCATCTTTACATTCAGCAGCTCCTGATATTCCCTCAGCAGCATAGCTATCTTCTCCTTCATCACATTCAGATCCAGCTTAATAGATTCTATACGCTCCTGTTACAACAGATAGAACAGAACAAATTTATTTCAAGGTGGTTCAGGCGACATGACCAGAAAGTACACTTAATGAAAATGTATGAATAGGAATGAAACTTCATCCTACCTgtaaatcctcctcctcctttttgtaTCTCGCAGCTGCATCCCGGATCTGAGCCTCCAAATACTCATTCCTTGTCCTCATTGCCTCCAATTCACGCTCCTTGTTGAGGAGCTAaactcacacaaatacatgcgGCTTTTTTAGGCTAGGAAAGGAAAGCACCAGCCACAAACCACAACAGAAAAGCAGACTCACATCCTTCTTATAGCCTGCGATTTCCTCTCTCACGCTTCGAACACTCTGAACATGTTTGGTGGTGGCGTTGGTCAGGTCCTGAAACTTTGTCTTGTACCAGGTATCCATTTCCTGTGGGGGAACATTAAGAGCAGTTGAGTAAATTAAAATACCTCTTTATATTCTTACATGCTTTTTACTTACACAGTGTTGTAAACACCAATGTGCCAAAGACATCAATGTTTTTCTAAACTTCCCTTTGGCTGAGCGTGTTTTGGGACTTTTGGGTGTAGAAAGTGCACTGATACATGATAAATGCCAAATCCTCCAAAGTCTGAACATATTGCACCATATACCTGCAGGTTTTTGGCGGCGATGCTGTCGTACTGAGACTGAATCTGTCTCAGAGCAGACGAGAGGTCTGGGAGGCCAAAAGTCATGTCCACTCTGGCGGTGGCTGAGTAGATCTGCTGCATGAGCTCCTCAATTTCCTTTCAGTGCatcataaacaacaacaaaacaaccagagttaaaagaaaagcaacataCACAGCAGTAAAACactaatatatgtatatatactagTCACTTACTGATTATACTAACtttttgaagaacacaatgtgcttgataATGGaacatcttttaaaatatgCAAAGCTAAAGAGCTGACAGTAAACAAAGAATCACTttaatgtgcaccttactgaatctgGGATTGTGCATGCATGTCGGACATTTAATTGACCCTTCTTTGTAAATCGttgcccctttatggcccctgatttagaaaaattcTAGATCCTCCACTGGGCTTGTATcacaaaataatgtaaaatagaATGGTGGTTTATCTAACTTTTCACAATAATTAAAACTCAGAAATATGAAAGAATGTCTCTCGGTAGGACTCACCCCACATTACAAGTTCATCATAGCTTCCCTCTTTAGCTTCACAccacactcataaataccaTGATCATGGTCTTACTCACTCAGTCCATCAAGAAAACCTCGATTTGAATGTAATCTGTCATAGCAATAATTACCAGCCCATTAAACCATTGATGATAAAGCTGAAAACATGCCAGTCACCAGACACTGACATGAGTCAGACACAGAATGAAGTCAGCCACAGAATGATGTGCATGGACAGACACGTACCTCCTTATGAATTCTCTGCAGGAAGGCCAGCTCGGTCTCCAGGTTCTCCAGGTGCTTCTCCAGGGTGATCCGAGCTGAGGTCGCTTTATCCACATCCTGGGACACAACATGTTCTGATggtttagtaaaaaaaaaaatatttcttctgTTGAATTACAACTTCACTTTCCACTGTGTCTTACTGGACGTAGTGACTCGATCTCCTGCTCCGTCTTTTTCCTGGCTTCCAAGGCCTCATCATATTTGGCCTTCAGTGCATCCAACTGGCCCAGCATCGCATCCCTGGCTGCCACAGACATATCCTGTAATAGAGCAGGGATATATTGGTCAAACTGTTCTTAAGATGAACAGAAAGTAGAGATCAGCGTCAGCCTCACTCACCCTCTGGACTCTCATCTGCTCAGCCTCCCTGTTGAGTTCCTTCAGCTGAGACTCGTACAGCTGCCTGAGGCCGGACGGTCGGACGTGGCGACCCTTCAGGGCCTCAATCTCAACCTCCAGCAGCTTGTTTTTGGACTCCAGCGTTCGCACCTACAGGAGGGAACAAATGAACAGGCAAACGTCACCGGAAGTTAAAGGGTCAGTGGCTGTATTACTCTTCGTTTTACAGCTTCAGATAATTTTCTGGACTTGAGAGTAGTTAGTGTAAAAGGACAAAATTAAGTCAGATTTCAAAGGAgacaagaaaaaagagaaactaaaaAGCAAATCCGTGTGAGATGTTTGGCTAAGACTGtcagaataaaaatgtgtctatGTAACTGCTGAGGGGCATCTTGCCTTTTCAATGTAAGCTGCCAGGCGATCATTGAGGGCCACCATCTCCTGCCTCTCATTGGTTCGAGTAGCCATAAAGGCCtggttctctgctgcagctgcatccAGGTCCAGTTTTGGTCCGAGCCCCATGGACATACCAAAGCACAGTGCTCCCAAGCTAACACTGCTGCAGACAGGAGCAGAATAAATATCCAATGCATTAATCATTGTTTTGattcaatcattttttttcctatttgaCAAAGGTTGATCGATAAGATGATTAATATGAGTGTTCATGCAGCCCAGTGTAATATAAATCTGAATTACATTATCAAATTTTGACCACCTCTTCTGTAAAATGCTTTATACATATACCAATATGATTTTCTCACTAAAGATATATTGAAAATCCTGGGTTACTATTCCAAGTGAtatgacttaaaggttcagtgtgtagaatttatcaacatctagtggtgaagttccatgttgcagctgaacacccctcaactcaccctccccttccaaacatgaaagagaacctgtggaagatttcagttgtcataaaaactcaaaaggtgtttagtttgtccagtttgggctacagTAAAAAGCATgacggcctccatagagaggaccccctcgatgtaaatgtaagtatttatatataaaggagccattctagggtaaagaaaacaacaattagtacattttagatgaaacagactcatgaaaacatcactaagattatttcatattttatattcattttctgccaatagattcctttcacctaaatcttacacactgaacctttaagtgttaATACTTCtatgatttataataaaatgtaaattccATGTAGTTTTAATAGCACAGGGGACCCACCTGGTCATGCGGGTCTTATTGGAGAGGGACCTGCGCCCCACTGCCCCTCCACTCCGGGTGAAGCTGACCGACCGGTGGCGGGTGTCCCTGCGGGTGGGAGAGGGACTGGACACCCGGAGCTGTGAGACAGACGGGGCGGCCAAGGTGCCCTCAAAGTGACGGCGGTATGAGGACATCCTCTCTGGACTGCGGCTCATGTTGACCTCTGGCTGTAGCTGTTGAAACTTCAAGAAGACAAATCTGGTCACTCACACCTTCGGTCTGTGGTGGGGTCTTTATATCCTCCTCAGCCCCACCCTCAGCACCACAGGAGGAATGTTGAACCTCCCCAACCCCAGTGTGAGCGTCCCTACAAACATTTATCACAGTTATGCCAAGAAAGGAATTTATTAAAGGTGATGTATGAAGGaattttatataaatgtgaaaTCCTTTCCACGTGATGTAATGCAGTATTTTTAAACTGCATATTTGACTGTACCTTTTACTCATAATATTATAGTAGGTGTTTTTCTCATATAGTGtgagatatttaatttaatagcACATCCATCACTTTGTCAGTACACCGACCAAACCACtcatctgtccctccatcctggaaaacacatttgaatgtttttacccaattcaaataactaataagtgtgtttttttatttaataagaacaagtcaaacatttattcaaaccTTCTTGTTTGGGGGGATGCGGAAATAAAATCCCGGAACCTTTCCGCTGCGCTTCGGGACACGTTTCGCTGTTGCTCAAGTGTCTGCTGAGCTCTCTTCCGGTGCTGTCCACTTTCTTTGTCGGAAAGAAACAAtcattaaaaaagtgtttttcttctcctcggCTGCTGCGACATGGCGGGAAACTTCTGGCAAAGTTCTCATTAGTAAGTTTTCACTGAGAACTTCTCAAGTTACGTTTTTATTTCGCGTGTCGTCGTGTTTGTTGTGAGGcctagctgtgtgtgtgtgtgcggcagcGTTAGCTTCCTCGGAACTCTTCCTGTTGTTAAAAACACAcgaacagaaagaaacacacttTTTATTGTAGTGTTTAAAAAGCTTCATCAGACTATCCTCCTGTTTTAGCTTCCATGCTACGCGATAGCTGCATGTTTGGCTAGCACAGTGGCGTTAATAGTGGTGCTGTTGTTCTACCCGCTAGCTTGGCTGCTCACAGTTGAGTTGTGTTTCCATTAAAagtgatgtgtgtttattttgtgtgtcacagtttACAGTGGGTGCTGGATAAACAGGACCTGATGAAGGAGCGACAGAAGGACCTGAAGTTTCTCACAGAGGAGGAGTACTGGAAACTGCAGATCTTCTTTGCCAATGGTACGTGGTTATATTTGTTTAGAATAATGTCTTGCGGTAACTAACTCGGGATTGAAGATATGCTAAGTGATAATGACATGTGTTAGATCCTCTGCTGTTATTGTTGTGTACATTTACACTCAAAGATAGAATAACTTGAATATATTCTTCCATCCCTCTCTCAGTGATCCAGGCTTTAGGGGAACACCTGAAGCTGAGGCAGCAGGTGATCGCCACTGCAACCGTCTATTTCAAACGCTTCTATGCCAGgtaagaaagaggaagagctTGGATTTAACAAGTTAATATCTTGATTTTACAGTATGTGATACTCATGGTGATATGTGGAATAGGTTGATGTAGGGATGAGCAAAATGCCCAAACATTCTATCAAGATTTGATGTTGgtaattatgttattatttctgttaaGTGTAAAAGCTGATTTTTgatcctgagtgaaggttgtggttttaaattgtttttattatcgcTTTATAAAAGCAAATATCTTATGAATAagcattatattatattacatttgaCTTTGCTTACTTTGCTATTGATAAAAATAAggtgataattattcatattattttgttattcagCCGTAGTTTGATGTCTGTTCAGTCTTCAGAGCATTTAAAGGGGAACATCATCTAAACAGTGAAGACCATGTTCTACTTGGTCACAGACAAAATACATAATATCACTTAAGGCTTTATACACATAAGCTTTTCAAGCTGCAGGCTCATTAGCTGTAATAACTATACCCATTTTCCCTCTatgaaaaattcacattatagTAAAATGTCTTAGAGAATCAAATGGATCACAACATTATCCTCAGtaatataacattattatttaccATAGCCACAGTGTTCTTCATGGGATCCAGCCTATAGGTTGAAATACATTCATCTCTTCTTGTTTGCAGGTATTCCCTGAAAAGTATAGACCCAGTGCTCATGGCACCTACTTGTGTTTTCCTTGCTTCCAAAGTTGAGGTATGGAAGTTTCTGTGTTGATAGTAACACCACAATTTTATGCTTTTAAGTTTTTCTGTATTTAGCTAAATAACTTATGCTCCTTTCAGGAATTTGGAGTTGTATCCAATACCAGGTTGATCTCTGCAGCAACATCTGTGTGTAAGTGAGAACATTcagtaatatattttataacacAACTCTTCAGATCTgtcaaagtgtgtttttcacTGCAATGGACACagtataatgttttttttctcaaacagTAAAGACAAGATTTTCCTATGCC encodes:
- the ngs gene encoding notochord granular surface isoform X2, with protein sequence MSRSPERMSSYRRHFEGTLAAPSVSQLRVSSPSPTRRDTRHRSVSFTRSGGAVGRRSLSNKTRMTSVSLGALCFGMSMGLGPKLDLDAAAAENQAFMATRTNERQEMVALNDRLAAYIEKVRTLESKNKLLEVEIEALKGRHVRPSGLRQLYESQLKELNREAEQMRVQRDMSVAARDAMLGQLDALKAKYDEALEARKKTEQEIESLRPDVDKATSARITLEKHLENLETELAFLQRIHKEEIEELMQQIYSATARVDMTFGLPDLSSALRQIQSQYDSIAAKNLQEMDTWYKTKFQDLTNATTKHVQSVRSVREEIAGYKKDLLNKERELEAMRTRNEYLEAQIRDAAARYKKEEEDLQERIESIKLDLNVMKEKIAMLLREYQELLNVKMALEIEITTYRKLIEGEDSRLSTMVRNLSLTGGLCLTSSVSLQAASASAPKATTSKLDEVPSDKSSSGAEKPIDTGRPRVEVVSSDTQTDGEQATETSERKTLLIRTVKTDDDTYESNTQERTITISGAADDTDEE
- the ngs gene encoding notochord granular surface isoform X1 produces the protein MSRSPERMSSYRRHFEGTLAAPSVSQLRVSSPSPTRRDTRHRSVSFTRSGGAVGRRSLSNKTRMTSSVSLGALCFGMSMGLGPKLDLDAAAAENQAFMATRTNERQEMVALNDRLAAYIEKVRTLESKNKLLEVEIEALKGRHVRPSGLRQLYESQLKELNREAEQMRVQRDMSVAARDAMLGQLDALKAKYDEALEARKKTEQEIESLRPDVDKATSARITLEKHLENLETELAFLQRIHKEEIEELMQQIYSATARVDMTFGLPDLSSALRQIQSQYDSIAAKNLQEMDTWYKTKFQDLTNATTKHVQSVRSVREEIAGYKKDLLNKERELEAMRTRNEYLEAQIRDAAARYKKEEEDLQERIESIKLDLNVMKEKIAMLLREYQELLNVKMALEIEITTYRKLIEGEDSRLSTMVRNLSLTGGLCLTSSVSLQAASASAPKATTSKLDEVPSDKSSSGAEKPIDTGRPRVEVVSSDTQTDGEQATETSERKTLLIRTVKTDDDTYESNTQERTITISGAADDTDEE
- the pgm3 gene encoding phosphoacetylglucosamine mutase; amino-acid sequence: MAQFLEVSKLSSQHQKPAGLVLQYGTAGFRTNAKLLDHIMFRMGLLATLRSKKTKATIGVMVTASHNPEEDNGVKLIDPMGEMVTPGWESYATELANAEQDDLLTALKDIIEKEAINMSQGANVFVGRDTRSSSATLTQAVLDGVSALGGHSKDYGLVTTPQLHYMVCCQNTQGKYGDATVEGYNHKLCQAFIQLIKNASNCTDDQKHLSVDGANGIGALKLREMESRLKTELQISLFNDGSKGKLNHQCGADFVKVQQKPPTGFTMNPGERGCSFDGDADRIVYYYTDSEGQFHLLDGDKIATLISTYLKELLTQAGLDLKIAVVQTAYANGSSTHYLENTMKVVVRCTKTGVKHLHHAAQEFDIGVYFEANGHGTVLFSQAAEEKIQQLTEDPNINDERKRAALLLQSTINLINQTVGDAISDMLLIEAILAIKGMTVQQWDAIYSDLPNRQLKVKVSDRRVIDTTDAERRAVTPAGLQEAIDSLVKKHKQARSFVRPSGTEDVVRVYAEAETQESTDALAHEVSLAVYRLAGGVGDEPKPLH
- the ngs gene encoding notochord granular surface isoform X3 — protein: MSRSPERMSSYRRHFEGTLAAPSVSQLRVSSPSPTRRDTRHRSVSFTRSGGAVGRRSLSNKTRMTSSVSLGALCFGMSMGLGPKLDLDAAAAENQAFMATRTNERQEMVALNDRLAAYIEKVRTLESKNKLLEVEIEALKGRHVRPSGLRQLYESQLKELNREAEQMRVQRDMSVAARDAMLGQLDALKAKYDEALEARKKTEQEIESLRPDVDKATSARITLEKHLENLETELAFLQRIHKEEIEELMQQIYSATARVDMTFGLPDLSSALRQIQSQYDSIAAKNLQEMDTWYKTKFQDLTNATTKHVQSVRSVREEIAGYKKDLLNKERELEAMRTRNEYLEAQIRDAAARYKKEEEDLQERIESIKLDLNVMKEKIAMLLREYQELLNVKMALEIEITTYRKLIEGEDSRLSTMVRNLSLTGGLCLTSSVSLQAASASAPKATTSKLDEVPSDKSSSGAEKPIDTGRPRVEVVSSDTQTDGEQATETSERKTLLIS